From a single Phacochoerus africanus isolate WHEZ1 chromosome 11, ROS_Pafr_v1, whole genome shotgun sequence genomic region:
- the FZD1 gene encoding frizzled-1, translated as MAEEEAPKKSPAAPGGASWELCSAALRTGPGAEGSGYAGSLRLPPADSGRLALRLLLLLWLLEAPLLLGVRAQAAGQGPGPGQQPPPPQQQQSGQQYNGERGISIPDHGYCQPISIPLCTDIAYNQTIMPNLLGHTNQEDAGLEVHQFYPLVKVQCSAELKFFLCSMYAPVCTVLEQALPPCRSLCERARQGCEALMNKFGFQWPDTLKCEKFPVHGAGELCVGQNTSDKGTPTPSLLPEFWTSNPQHGGGGHRSGGFPGGAGASERGKFSCPRALKVPSYLNYHFLGEKDCGAPCEPTKVYGLMYFGPEELRFSRTWIGIWSVLCCASTLFTVLTYLVDMRRFSYPERPIIFLSGCYTAVAVAYIAGFLLEDRVVCNDKFSEDGARTVAQGTKKEGCTILFMMLYFFSMASSIWWVILSLTWFLAAGMKWGHEAIEANSQYFHLAAWAVPAIKTITILALGQVDGDVLSGVCFVGLNNVDALRGFVLAPLFVYLFIGTSFLLAGFVSLFRIRTIMKHDGTKTEKLEKLMVRIGVFSVLYTVPATIVIACYFYEQAFRDQWERSWVAQSCKSYAIPCPHLQAGGGAPPHPPMSPDFTVFMIKYLMTLIVGITSGFWIWSGKTLNSWRKFYTRLTNSKQGETTV; from the coding sequence ATGGCTGAGGAGGAGGCGCCTAAGAAGTCCCCGGCCGCCCCCGGCGGCGCGAGCTGGGAACTTTGTTCCGCGGCGCTCCGTACGGGACCGGGGGCAGAGGGGAGCGGGTACGCGGGCAGCCTCCGCCTCCCCCCGGCTGACTCCGGACGCTTGGCGCTCCGGCTGCTCCTACTGCTTTGGCTGCTGGAGGCTCCGCTGCTGCTGGGGGTCCGAGCGCAGGCAGCCGGCCAGGGGCCCGGGCCGGGGCAGCAGCCCCCGCCGCCTCAGCAGCAACAGAGCGGGCAGCAGTACAACGGCGAGAGGGGCATCTCTATACCGGACCACGGCTACTGCCAGCCCATCTCCATTCCGCTGTGCACGGACATCGCGTACAACCAAACCATCATGcccaacctgctgggccacacGAATCAGGAGGATGCGGGCCTCGAGGTGCACCAGTTCTACCCGCTGGTGAAGGTGCAGTGCTCTGCAGAGCTTAAGTTCTTCCTGTGCTCCATGTACGCGCCCGTGTGCACTGTGCTGGAGCAAGCTCTGCCGCCTTGCCGCTCCCTGTGCGAGCGCGCGCGCCAGGGCTGCGAAGCGCTTATGAACAAGTTCGGTTTCCAGTGGCCTGACACGCTCAAGTGCGAGAAGTTCCCGGTGCACGGCGCCGGCGAGCTGTGCGTGGGCCAGAACACTTCGGACAAGGGCACTCCTACGCCCTCGCTACTGCCTGAGTTCTGGACCAGCAACCCCCAACACGGCGGCGGAGGGCACCGGAGTGGCGGCTTCCCGGGGGGCGCCGGCGCGTCGGAGCGAGGCAAGTTTTCGTGCCCTCGCGCCCTCAAGGTGCCCTCCTACCTCAACTACCACTTCCTGGGGGAGAAGGACTGCGGCGCACCCTGCGAGCCGACCAAGGTGTACGGGCTTATGTACTTTGGGCCAGAAGAGCTGCGCTTCTCGCGCACCTGGATCGGCATCTGGTCAGTGCTGTGCTGCGCCTCCACCCTTTTCACCGTGCTCACGTACCTGGTGGACATGCGGCGCTTCAGCTACCCAGAGCGGCCCATCATCTTCCTGTCGGGCTGCTACACTGCAGTAGCCGTGGCCTACATCGCCGGCTTCCTGCTGGAGGACCGGGTGGTGTGTAACGACAAGTTCTCCGAGGACGGGGCGCGTACAGTGGCGCAGGGCACCAAGAAGGAGGGCTGCACCATCCTCTTCATGATGCTCTACTTCTTCAGCATGGCCAGCTCCATCTGGTGGGTGATCTTGTCGCTCACCTGGTTCCTGGCAGCCGGCATGAAGTGGGGCCACGAAGCCATCGAGGCTAACTCGCAGTACTTTCACCTGGCCGCCTGGGCTGTGCCGGCCATCAAAACCATCACCATCCTGGCGCTGGGCCAGGTGGACGGCGATGTGCTGAGCGGGGTGTGCTTCGTGGGGCTCAACAACGTGGACGCGCTGCGGGGCTTCGTGCTGGCGCCACTCTTCGTGTACCTGTTCATCGGCACGTCTTTCCTACTGGCCGGCTTCGTGTCCCTCTTCCGTATTCGCACCATCATGAAGCATGATGGCACCAAGACAGAGAAGCTGGAGAAGCTTATGGTGCGCATCGGTGTCTTCAGCGTACTTTACACGGTGCCAGCTACTATTGTCATCGCCTGCTACTTCTATGAGCAGGCCTTCCGGGACCAGTGGGAACGCAGCTGGGTGGCCCAGAGCTGCAAGAGCTATgccatcccctgcccccacctccaggcgGGTGGAGGCGCCCCGCCGCACCCGCCCATGAGCCCTGACTTTACAGTCTTCATGATCAAGTACCTTATGACGCTGATCGTGGGTATCACGTCAGGCTTCTGGATCTGGTCGGGCAAGACCCTCAACTCCTGGAGGAAGTTCTACACTAGGCTTACCAACAGCAAACAGGGGGAGACCACCGTCTga